The nucleotide sequence GCTGCGCTGCTGTCTGCGCCGGAGCGAACCCGGTGAGCGTCTCGCGCTGGTCTCCTACGCGCCGCTGCGCCGCTGGGCGGCCGAGACGGGTGCCGAGCCGGCCGCCTACGACGAGCAGGGTCCGGTCTTCATCCACGCCGAGCCCTGCCATGGACCGGAGTCCGACGCTCCCGCCTTCACCCTGGCCCACCGCGTCCTGCGCCGCTACTCCCGGGACGGTCACATCATGGGCGGCACCCTGGTCACCCCGCCCGAGGACTTCGAGGCCGCGCTCACCGAGGCGTTCACCGACCCCGAGGTGGCCCTCGTGCACGTCCGCGCGGTCGAGTACGGCTGCTTCCTGTACGAGGTGCGCAGGCCGTAGAGGTCTGCGGCGGGAGCGATTCGCACTGGCGCGTCAAGGGTGAAAGGGCCGTCCCGAGCCGCCGCCCGGCAGCGGGCGCTGTCACGCTGTTCCTGTTGCCCAGGGGCGGCACGCCGTTCCCGGCGGGCCGGCTCCGCGGAGACGAGCAGCGAAGGGGCGTCATGGCCACTCAGCGAGCGACCGGCGATTCCGTCTCTCCCTCTCCCTCTCCTTTTCCCGCTCCCCTTCCCGGCTCCGCCC is from Streptomyces seoulensis and encodes:
- a CDS encoding DUF1203 domain-containing protein, which produces MTTHTTTARAPRAIAEHVLAELRAADDAGRPMSPATDTEGGAPLRCCLRRSEPGERLALVSYAPLRRWAAETGAEPAAYDEQGPVFIHAEPCHGPESDAPAFTLAHRVLRRYSRDGHIMGGTLVTPPEDFEAALTEAFTDPEVALVHVRAVEYGCFLYEVRRP